From Apium graveolens cultivar Ventura chromosome 9, ASM990537v1, whole genome shotgun sequence, the proteins below share one genomic window:
- the LOC141684583 gene encoding uncharacterized protein LOC141684583 — protein sequence MADWGPVLIGVVLFILLQPGLLFQFPGNSKQIEFGNMKTNGKSIAVHTLIFFVLYAIFVLALHIHIYTGN from the coding sequence CAGTATTGATAGGAGTGGTGCTGTTCATACTACTACAACCAGGGCTTCTGTTTCAGTTCCCAGGCAACAGCAAACAAATTGAATTTGGAAACATGAAGACCAACGGCAAATCCATTGCTGTTCACACTCTCATCTTCTTCGTTCTTTACGCCATCTTTGTTCTTGCTCTTCACATCCATATTTATACTGGAAATTAA